DNA from Syntrophorhabdales bacterium:
AGTAAACAGCCACCTGTAAGCACTCGATACAAGTGCCTGCTATAGCCTATCCAATCGCTACGTTGCATTGGCCGTCCGCTCACTGTTCGCTTCTGCTCGCTGCTCACTTACTACTGCTCACTTTACGTAAAAGATACATTCATCGCCTTGACCGGGCAGACGCGCACGCATAGCTCGCACGCAACGCATTTCTCGTAATCGAAGCTGACCTTCATCGTTTCTCTGTCTATGTTCAGAGCCTCGCTCGCGCAGACGCTCGTGCAAAGGCCGCAGTGCACGCATCTCTCCTCATCTCTGTTGATGTCCTGCTCTATCGGCTCAATGCCTATATTCGAATCCCGGAGGTATGCCATCCCCCGGTTGAAATCGTCCTCATTGCCTTCCAGCTCCATCACCATCATCGATTCCGCCTTCGGCGAAATGTTTGCCCTGAGGATGTTGAAGACGAGGTTGTAATCTTTGGCAAGACGGAAGACAATCGGCTTGTCAATCGTATTTCGCTTGAACCTCAGTATCACTCTTTTCTTCATCCGCTTCTGGTACCTCCCTCATATACCAAGTTCGAAGATCGAATATCTAAGTTCTAAGTTCTAAACAATATCGAATGTCAAATTA
Protein-coding regions in this window:
- a CDS encoding NIL domain-containing protein; amino-acid sequence: MKKRVILRFKRNTIDKPIVFRLAKDYNLVFNILRANISPKAESMMVMELEGNEDDFNRGMAYLRDSNIGIEPIEQDINRDEERCVHCGLCTSVCASEALNIDRETMKVSFDYEKCVACELCVRVCPVKAMNVSFT